AGCCGCGACCGCGACCTCAGCCGCGGCGACAAGACCCGCGACTGGACCCGCGACGGCGGCGACCGCACCCGTGACCGCTCGGCCGGGCAGACCAACGACCGCAGCCGCAACGACACCCGTCGCTGACCCGCGGCACCGGCTCGCCCCGCACGACCGCTCCACCGGCTCCACCAGCACCATCGCACCAGCGCTCCACCGGCACCACCGAGACGACCACCACGAGAGGCAGGCACGACCCATGGGCACACCGACCGACAGCTGGGGCTGGCACCAAGGTGACCAGATCACCCCCGAGCTGACCGCTCTGCGCCTGCTGGGAGGGGGATCGGCCTACGAGGCCTACCTCGCCTTCGACGAGGTCACCTACGCCCCCGTCGTGGTCAAGCTCGTGCGGCCCGCGCAGGTCCTCCGTGAGGGGACGCTGCGCGGGCTGCGCCGGGAGGTCGAGACGCTCGAGGCCGTCCGTCACCCCGCCGTCGTGCGCATGCTGCGCGCCGAGCTCGGGGGCGAGCGGCCCCACGTCGTGCTGGAGAACCTCGACGGGCCGCGCCTGTCGACCCTCATCCGGCGCTACGGCGCGCTGGAGCCGGCGCAGTACCTCCCCCTCGGCATCGAGGTCGGCGCTGCGGCCCACTACTTCCGGCGCCAGGGCATCGTCCACCTCGACATCAAGCCCAGCAACATCATCATGGGCGCCCCGGCCCGACTCATCGACCTCAGCGTCGCGCGCACCCTCGAGGACGCCGCCGCCCTCACCTACGGCATCGGCACCGACTCCTACATGGCGCCCGAGCAGTGCGACCCGCCCCGCTCCGGCGTACCGGGCGCCGCGGCGGACGTCTGGGGCCTGGGCGTCACCCTCTTCGAGGCGATCGCCGGCTACCGCGCCTTCGACGACGGCGACCAGAGCAGCGACGACATGGGCGTCCGATACCCCCAGCTCGTCGACGAGCCCTACCTGCTGCCCGACCGCACGCCCCCGCAGGTCGTCGAGATCGTGATGGCCTGCCTCGCGGCCGACCCCGACAAGCGCCCGACGCCTGCCGACGTGTGCGACACCCTCGGCCCCGTGCTCGAGTCGCTCCCGCGCGGTCGCCTCGGCGGCTTCAAGGAGGCGCTGGCCCGCTGACGGGACGGTGACCACCCTTGGGTGGCGGCTGGACAGGTCATGCACCTGTCCAGCCGCCACTCAAGCGCGTCCGGACCTGTGACGTCACCCGGTCCGCCGGCCCCGTCCTCCGACCGTCCTCCGACCCCGTACGTCGCTCCGCTCGCCTCGGGCGCGTGGCCGGCTCAGGCGGGGTTGACGTTGAAGCGGTAGCCCATGCCCCGCACGGTCGAGATCGCGGCCGACCCGACCTTGCGCCGCAGGTAGCCGACGTAGACGTCGACGACGTTGGAGCCGGGGTCGTAGTCGTAGCCCCACACGTGCGACAGCAGCTGCTCGCGCGACAGCACGATGCCGACGTTGAGCATGAACAGCTCGAGCAGCTGGAACTCCCGCGCCGACAGCTCGATGCGCCGGCCGTCCTGGGTGGCGACCCGCTCGCGCAGGTCCAGCCTCAGGTTGCCGACGGTGAGGGAGTCCTCGCGGGCCGCGCCGCCGTCGCCCTGCTGCTGGCGCAGCCGCAGCCGGACGCGCGCGAGCAGCTCGGCGAAGCGGAACGGCTTGGCCATGTAGTCGTCGGCGCCCCCGTCGAGCGCCTGCACGGTGTCGGTGACGGAGTCGCGCGCGGTGAGGACGATGACCGGGATGGTCGAGCCCTGCGCCCGCAGCCCCTCGAGCACGCCGTAGCCGTCGAGGCGCGGCAGCCCGATGTCGAGCACCATGAGGTCGAACTCGCCCGACAGCGCGTAGTCGAGCCCGGACACCCCGTCGGCGCACACCGTGGGGCTGTGGCCCTCGGACTTGAGGCCCTTCGACATGAACGAGGAGATGCGGGGCTCGTCCTCGACGATCAGGATGCGCGCCACGAGGCGTCCTTCCGTTGACGGGGCAGGGAGATGACGAACAGGGCGCCCGACGGGGTGGCGTCCTCGACGTGCGCGGTGCCGCCGTGCGCGGCGGCGATGGCGGAGACGATCGAGAGACCGAGACCGCTTCCCTCGTCGTGGACGGCGTCCGCGCCGCGGGTGAACCGCTGGAAGATGGCCGCCTTCTCGGCGTCGGGGACGCCGGGACCGGAGTCGCGGACCCAGAAGCGGACGGTGCCGGCGGCGCCGACGGCCGAACCGAGCGCGACGGTGTCGGCAGGGCCGGTGTGCTTGACGGCGTTCTGCGCCAGCTGCACCAGCGCCTGGGTCAGGCGCTGCTCGTCGACCTCGACGTCGACGTCGGCGCGGTCGTCGACGACCCACACCCGGTCGGCCAGGCCGCGCACCTTGTCGGCGACACGGTCGGTCAGCTCGTCGGCCCGCACCGTCGCCGGCACCACGAACCCGGGACGCTCGGACTTGGTCAGCAGGATCATGTCCTCGACCAGGCGCGACATCCGCTCGGTCTCGTCGAGCAGGAGGTCGCGGGTACGGCGTACGTCGTCGGGGTCGGCGGGGTCCACCAGCTCGAGGTGCCCCTGGAGGATCGTCAGGGGCGTCCGCAGCTCGTGGCCGGCGTCGTCGAGGAAGGCCCGCTGGCCGCGGAAGGCTCCGTCGAGACGGTCGAGCATCGCGTTGAACGTCGTCGTCAGGTCGCCGAGGTCGTCGTTGCTGATCACCGGGATGCGCCGCGACAGGTCGGTCTCGGTGATGTCCTGCGCGGTCTCGTGCAGGGTGCGGACTGGTGACAGCAGCCGGCCGGCGACCCAGAAGGCGACGCCGGAGACGACGAGCAGGGCGACGAGGGCGGCGAGCGCGTAGGTGCGCATGGTGGAGTCGAGGGCGCCGGTCTCGTCGTCGACGAAGAAGGCGACGGCGAAGGCGCCGCGGTCGTCGCCGGCCGCGAGCGGCAGCACCTCGAGGTAGACCTCGCCGTGCTGCGCCGACTCGATGGTGGTGGACCCGCCGGTCTCGAGGCGCTGCAGGACGGCGTCGACGAAGGCGGGCTCGCTGCGCACCTCGCTGCGGCTCGAGGCCGAGGAGATCCTGATGCCGCCGTCCCAGGCGCCGACCATGATCTCCGACGGGCTCGGCACGTTGCGCAGCAGGAAAACCCTGACGAGGCGCTGGTAGGAGGCGAAGCGGTCCTTGGTCACCGGGTCGATGCCGCGCTCCTGCAGCTGCACCAGCTCGGCCATCTCCTGGTCGACGTCGTCGCGCACGCCCTCCTTGGCCTGCTGCACGCCGAGGAGGTAGACCAGGACCCCGGCGGAGGCCAGCCCCAACGCGGTCAGCAGCGCCACGGCACCGGTGATGCGGGTGCGGACCGTCAGCCGCCGCCGCACGCCCCGCAGACGGGGCCCGCCCGATCTACCCGGACGGCGTCGCAGGCCGCCGGTGCGGCGGCCTCCGGGGGGTGCTTCCATGCCGGCGGGCGAGACGTCAGTCGTCGTCCCCGTCGTCGCCATCGTCGTCCGCTTCGTCGTCGTCATCGTCGTCGTCCGGTTGCGGCCGGACGACCTCGACGTCGTCATCGTCGTCGTCATCCGAGTCTGACACGTCGTCCTGGTCGTCCTGGCCCCCGTCGTCGCCGTCGTCGGGCGGGGTGGTGGGCCCCTGCCGGGGACCGCCGCCGTCGTTGTCGCGGGGCTTGGGCCGCAGCGTCGGCTGCGGCTCGGCGGTCTGGGCGGCCTCCTCGAGGATCAGGGGCTCGCGCTGCGGCGCCGGCTCGTCACCCGCGACGAGGGTGGGCAGCGCCACGGCGGCGCCGGCGACGAACGCCACCGACGCGAGGATCGGCGCCAGGATCTTGCTCGGGATCATGGCTCCATCCTGGGACACCTCCGTGGCGACGGCGTGAGAGGACCATGAGAGAGCTCTCATGATCCGCGTCCGGCCTCGAGCGCCCGGACTCCCGGTCGGCGCACGGTACGTCGTCGCGACCCACCCGGATGCCTATAGTGACCCGGTCCGAGCGACGGCTCGGGCATCCGCCCGCGACGCCGGACGGATCGGGCTCGGGACGGGGGCGATGCACCATCGACGCCGCGGGACTGGTGAGCAGACGCCTCCTCGCACGTCGGGTGCTCCTGGCCGCGGTGTCCGCGACGACCCTCGTCGCCCTGACAGCCGTCTGCGCCGCGGCGCTCCTGCTGACGGCCACCGGCCGCGGGAGCGTCGGGGCCGACCTGGAGCGGTCGCCCGTGGCGGACCGCGTGGTCGACGTCTCCGGCGAGCTCGAGGTCCCGGCCAGCTCCTCCGTCGCGTCCGCCGAGGCCGGCCAGCGCCTGGTCGCGGCCGACCGCGAGGTGCGCGCGCTGCTGGAGCAGGTGCTGGCCCCGGCGCTGGGCCCGGCGTCAGGCCCGGCGTCGGGCACCGCGCCCGCCGGGAGCACGGACGTCACCACGTCCGAGTCGGCCGGCGCTGCCGAGGGGACCGTCACCCGCCGGGTCCTGAGCAGCTCCTACGCGCTGCCGGGTGGTCCTGACGACGGTCCGGGTGCGGGCGAGGACGCCCCGCAGCGGTTGGCGGTCGTCGCGGGCTACGAGGCACTGACCAGCCAGGCCGACCTCGTCGCGGGCCGGTGGCCCGCGACGGCCCTCGACGACGAGGCCGACGACGGGGCCGACGACGGGGCCGACGACGGGGCCGACGACGGGAACGGTGGCGGGAACGGTGGCGGGAACGGTGGCGGGGGCGCCGGTGGGGCACGGGAGGTCGAGGTGGCGCTCCACGCGAGTGCCGCCGACGCGCTGGGCCTGGCACCGGGCGACGCGCTCACGCTGACCAACACCCTGGACGACTCGCGGCTCCGGGTGCGCCTGGTGGGGACGTGGCGCCCCGACGACGTGGGGGCGGCGTACTGGACCGGCGACGTGCTCGGCACCACCGGCGTGGACCGGGGGACCAGCTTCGTGACCTACGGGCCCTTCGTGACCGGGGCCGGGACCGAGAGCGTGGTGTCCGACCCGACGGTGCGGTGGCGGGCCGAGCCGGGCCTGGGGTCACTGACGCCCGGTCAGGTCGGCGACCTGCGCGGCAGGCTGGCAGGCCTGCTCGACGAGGACGGCACCGCGACGGCCGCGGCGGCAGCAGCCCTTGCCGGCGAGCCGACGGAGGGCTCCGCCGCGGGGGAGCAGGCGCTCACGGTGGAGACCGACCTCGACGAGACCCTGACCGGCGTGGCCGCCCCGGTGGCGGTGGCCCGCTCGGCGGTGGGTCTCCCGCTGGCGCTGGTCGCGCTGCTCGGCGTCAGCGCCGTGCTGCTGGTGACGCGCCTGGTCCAGGCGGACCGGCGCACCGACGCCCGGTTGCGCGCCTCCCGCGGATTCTCGCCGGGCCAGCTCCGCGCCGCACACACGCTCGAGGCCCTCGTCGTGGTCCTCCCCGCCGTGGTCCTGGCGCCCGTCCTCGCCTGGCTCACGGTCCGAGCCGTCGCGCGCGCCACGTCGGCCGACGCGGTCGTCGGCTCGGTGAGCCTGGCCGTCGCGAGCTGGCTGGTGGCCACGGTCGCCGGCCTGGTCGTCGTGCTGCTGCTGGCGCGCCAGGGGACGGACGACACCGCCCGCGGACGCCTCGCCGCGACCTGGGACCGCTTCGGGCTCGACCTGGTGACGGTCCCGCTCGCCGTGCTGGGCACGCTGCAGCTCCTGGCGTACGACGAGGGGGCGCTCGCCTCGGGCGCCGACGCCGCCCTCGCCGGCTCCGGCCTCGACCCGGTCCTGGTGCTCGTCGTCCCGGTGGTCGTGCTGGCCGCGGCGCTGCTGATCGGTCGTCTGGTGCGCGGCGTGCTGCTGCTCGGTGCCGGTGCCGCCGCCCGGGCGCGCGGCACGGTGGCCGCGCTGGCCGCCTGGCAGGTGGCGCGTCGTGCCGACGAGCACCGGGCGCTGCTGGTCGGCTCGCTGCTCGCCGCCGCGGTCGTCACCCTCGCGCTCGTGCAGACGGCGACGTACGCCGAGTCCCAGGAGGCCCAGGCCCGGCTGGCCGTCGGCAGCGACCTCCAGGTCACCGGCCTGTCGGACACGGACGAGGCCGACCGGGTCGTCGAGCTCGTCGAGGCACGCGGCGGCTCCGCCCTCGTCGTGCTGCGGGACCGCACGGCCCTGGGCGACCTCCCCGTGGAGGCGCTCGTGCTGGACGCCGCGGACCCGGCGGCGGCGCGGGTGCTCGACGGGGCGCCGGGCGGCACGCTCGGCCCGCCGGCGCTCGGGGCGCTCAAGGCGCTGGGGACGCCGGACGCCGACGACGCGGCGGAAGGCTCCGGGCCGGTTCCGGCGGTCGCGTCCTCGACCATCGCCGCGCAGGTGGGCGACGAGGCCCGCGCGCGCCTGCGCATCGCCGGCGTCGACGTGGCCCTGGACGTCGTGGCGCGCACCGACGCCGTGCCCGGCACCGGGCCGGAGGCCGACGCCCTGGGCGCCGGGGCGGGGACCGGTCGCGCCGCCACCGGCGTCGGGCTGGTGCTCGACGTGACCACGCTGGGCCGGGTGGTCGGACCGGGCCTGACGGAGGGCACCGAGTCCGAGGTGTGGGCGAGCCTGCCGCGTGAGGCCGTGGGCCCGCTGGAGGCGGACCTCGCCGACCTCGGTGGCGCGGGGGACGACGTGGCCACGGGCGCCGTGCCCCTCACCGTCGCGGACCGCTGGTCGGCCACGGCGGACCGGCAGGACGGCCCCGTCGGCGCCGGCGTCCGGGCGGCCCTCGTGCTCGCCGTGCTGACGGGGGCGGTGCTCGGCACCGTCGGGTTCGTGGCCGCGACCGCCGTCGGGCTGCGGCGACGCCGCACCGAGGCAGCCGCGCTGCGGGCGACCGGGCTGTCCCGGCGCCAGGTCGCGGGCGCCCTGGCCCTGGAGCGGCTCGGCCTGCTCGCCGTCGCCCTCGCCCTCGGGGCGGCCGTGGGCACGGTGGTGGCGGGGGTGCTCGGCCCGCGACTCGTGCTGACCGAGTCCGCCGCGGTCCCGGTGCCCGCCCCGGCCGCGGCGATCGGCACGGGCACGGCTCTGCAGGTGGCGCTCGCGATGGCGGTGATGGCGGTGCTGGGCGCCGCGGTGGTGGTCGCGGCCGCCCGACGGGTCGCGGCGCGGCCGATGGGTGACGAGCTGCGAGCGGGGGAGGACACGTGATCCGCACCGTGGGGACGCTGCGCCTGCTGCGGCGACGGGCCCGCGCCGAGCTGGCGTCGCTGCTGGCGCTCGCCCTGCTGGTCACCGTGACCGCCGCGCTCGCCGCGACGGTCCCGCGGGTGCTGAGCGCGACCTCCGACCAGGCGCTGCGCGCGGCGCTCGCGGACGCCCCGGACGAGAGCCTCGAGATCTCGGCCAGCACCACCAACGACGAGGGCGTCGACCAGCTGCGGACGGTCGACGCCCAGGTCCGCGGGTCACTGACCGCGGGCCTGCGCGAGGTGGTCGTGGACAGCGGCCGCGGCGCCACCACCGGTCTCTACGACACCCGCGACCCGGCCGGCGAGCCGGTCCGCGACAAGCCGTTCACCTGGCTGCAGCTGCGCCACCAGCCCGGAGCCCTCGAGCAGGTCACCTGGGTCCAGGGTCGGGCCCCGCGCTCTCCGGGCGAGGACGCCGCGACCCGGACGGCAGAGGGCGAGCGGGTGCCGCTGCTCGAGGTCGCCCTCGACGCCCGCCTGGCGGAGCAGCTGGAGCTCGAGGTCGGCAAGACCGTCACGCTCGAGCCCCTCGAGGTGGCGCCGTTGGGCGACGGCACGACCGCGGTCCGCGTCACCGGCCTCTTCGAGCCCCGCGACGCGAGCGCGCGGACCTGGGGCTACGCACCCGCGCTCACGACGCTGGGCCAGCGCTACAGCGCCGACGGGCAGCTGGTGGCGGAGTACGCCGCCGCGCTGGTCGACGGCGACCAGCTCGAGGCCCTGCGCCGCGCGTCGCCGCTGCTGCGCTACGACTGGCACTACCCGGTCGAGCCGAGCGCCCTGGCCGCCGACAACGCCGCCCCGGTCCTCGCCGACCTCGAGGAGGTGGTGGCGCGGGGCGCCTTCGTGGAGTCCTCGTCGGCGTCGGTGACCGGCGGTGCCGACTCGGTCGCGCTCGCCAGCGGTCTCGTGGACCTGCTGCGCGGCCACCTCGACCGCGCCCAGGCGACGTCCGCGCTCGTGGCGCTGGTCCTCGGCGGGGTGCTGCTGGTGGCACTGGCGGTGCTCGCGCTGGCCTGTGCCGTGGTCGTACGGCGCCGCGCGTCCGGTCTGGTGCTGGCCCACGCCCGGGGCGCCTCCCGGGCGGCCCTGACCGCGACCTCCGTCGCCGAGGTGGCCGTCGTGGTGGCCGCGGGGTCGGCTGCCGGGTCGGCCCTCGCCGGTGCGGCCGGCGGCGACCGGGCGGCCGGTGCGTCGGCCCTGCTGGCGGCGCTGGTGGGCGTCGCGGCCCTGGTGCTGACGGGCGCGGCGACGTGGCGCACCCTTCCCGGCCGCGCCGGGTCGTCGCGCGTGCCCTGGCGCACGGCCACCGAGGCGACGGTGCTGCTGGCCGCCGTCCTCGCCGTGCTCGAGGTGCGCCGGCGCGGACTCGGTGCCGAGGCGGGCACGGGTGGCGGTGCCGACCCCGTGCTGGTGCTCGCAC
This DNA window, taken from Nocardioides sp. HDW12B, encodes the following:
- a CDS encoding serine/threonine-protein kinase, which codes for MGTPTDSWGWHQGDQITPELTALRLLGGGSAYEAYLAFDEVTYAPVVVKLVRPAQVLREGTLRGLRREVETLEAVRHPAVVRMLRAELGGERPHVVLENLDGPRLSTLIRRYGALEPAQYLPLGIEVGAAAHYFRRQGIVHLDIKPSNIIMGAPARLIDLSVARTLEDAAALTYGIGTDSYMAPEQCDPPRSGVPGAAADVWGLGVTLFEAIAGYRAFDDGDQSSDDMGVRYPQLVDEPYLLPDRTPPQVVEIVMACLAADPDKRPTPADVCDTLGPVLESLPRGRLGGFKEALAR
- a CDS encoding FtsX-like permease family protein, encoding MSRRLLARRVLLAAVSATTLVALTAVCAAALLLTATGRGSVGADLERSPVADRVVDVSGELEVPASSSVASAEAGQRLVAADREVRALLEQVLAPALGPASGPASGTAPAGSTDVTTSESAGAAEGTVTRRVLSSSYALPGGPDDGPGAGEDAPQRLAVVAGYEALTSQADLVAGRWPATALDDEADDGADDGADDGADDGNGGGNGGGNGGGGAGGAREVEVALHASAADALGLAPGDALTLTNTLDDSRLRVRLVGTWRPDDVGAAYWTGDVLGTTGVDRGTSFVTYGPFVTGAGTESVVSDPTVRWRAEPGLGSLTPGQVGDLRGRLAGLLDEDGTATAAAAAALAGEPTEGSAAGEQALTVETDLDETLTGVAAPVAVARSAVGLPLALVALLGVSAVLLVTRLVQADRRTDARLRASRGFSPGQLRAAHTLEALVVVLPAVVLAPVLAWLTVRAVARATSADAVVGSVSLAVASWLVATVAGLVVVLLLARQGTDDTARGRLAATWDRFGLDLVTVPLAVLGTLQLLAYDEGALASGADAALAGSGLDPVLVLVVPVVVLAAALLIGRLVRGVLLLGAGAAARARGTVAALAAWQVARRADEHRALLVGSLLAAAVVTLALVQTATYAESQEAQARLAVGSDLQVTGLSDTDEADRVVELVEARGGSALVVLRDRTALGDLPVEALVLDAADPAAARVLDGAPGGTLGPPALGALKALGTPDADDAAEGSGPVPAVASSTIAAQVGDEARARLRIAGVDVALDVVARTDAVPGTGPEADALGAGAGTGRAATGVGLVLDVTTLGRVVGPGLTEGTESEVWASLPREAVGPLEADLADLGGAGDDVATGAVPLTVADRWSATADRQDGPVGAGVRAALVLAVLTGAVLGTVGFVAATAVGLRRRRTEAAALRATGLSRRQVAGALALERLGLLAVALALGAAVGTVVAGVLGPRLVLTESAAVPVPAPAAAIGTGTALQVALAMAVMAVLGAAVVVAAARRVAARPMGDELRAGEDT
- a CDS encoding response regulator transcription factor → MARILIVEDEPRISSFMSKGLKSEGHSPTVCADGVSGLDYALSGEFDLMVLDIGLPRLDGYGVLEGLRAQGSTIPVIVLTARDSVTDTVQALDGGADDYMAKPFRFAELLARVRLRLRQQQGDGGAAREDSLTVGNLRLDLRERVATQDGRRIELSAREFQLLELFMLNVGIVLSREQLLSHVWGYDYDPGSNVVDVYVGYLRRKVGSAAISTVRGMGYRFNVNPA
- a CDS encoding FtsX-like permease family protein codes for the protein MIRTVGTLRLLRRRARAELASLLALALLVTVTAALAATVPRVLSATSDQALRAALADAPDESLEISASTTNDEGVDQLRTVDAQVRGSLTAGLREVVVDSGRGATTGLYDTRDPAGEPVRDKPFTWLQLRHQPGALEQVTWVQGRAPRSPGEDAATRTAEGERVPLLEVALDARLAEQLELEVGKTVTLEPLEVAPLGDGTTAVRVTGLFEPRDASARTWGYAPALTTLGQRYSADGQLVAEYAAALVDGDQLEALRRASPLLRYDWHYPVEPSALAADNAAPVLADLEEVVARGAFVESSSASVTGGADSVALASGLVDLLRGHLDRAQATSALVALVLGGVLLVALAVLALACAVVVRRRASGLVLAHARGASRAALTATSVAEVAVVVAAGSAAGSALAGAAGGDRAAGASALLAALVGVAALVLTGAATWRTLPGRAGSSRVPWRTATEATVLLAAVLAVLEVRRRGLGAEAGTGGGADPVLVLAPVLVVLAVVVLVLRALPPVLRRASAVASGRAGLVPFLALARAARQPLAVALPLSTLLLGLGFAVFASGVTATVDEGQERAAWRDVGADYLLQAEYFEEEDLASLADLPGVDQVVPALRRERATFFDPAGRATDGNVLVVDAAGYADLLARAPGSGADPDAVRRLAEPVDPESPLSALTTTPARTALAADEGAIDPTASLGRTEVAVTATPATFPLDGGLGLVVLDLPSVQERESFPIRPNTLLLRGSPEAAPAIGAAVANLEQRVVVTDRRAVLEDLADSPFVGSTQALFAAGAAAAAAYCLLALTLTLVLAARSRARLASTLRMLGAGPRGLSRLAVLEVAPLLGVMLVAGAAAGLLLVALLLPALDLQPLTGGASAPETRLGLLRTAGLVAGLTALVVATVAGVSAVERRRGLGETLREGDEP
- a CDS encoding HAMP domain-containing sensor histidine kinase → MRRRLTVRTRITGAVALLTALGLASAGVLVYLLGVQQAKEGVRDDVDQEMAELVQLQERGIDPVTKDRFASYQRLVRVFLLRNVPSPSEIMVGAWDGGIRISSASSRSEVRSEPAFVDAVLQRLETGGSTTIESAQHGEVYLEVLPLAAGDDRGAFAVAFFVDDETGALDSTMRTYALAALVALLVVSGVAFWVAGRLLSPVRTLHETAQDITETDLSRRIPVISNDDLGDLTTTFNAMLDRLDGAFRGQRAFLDDAGHELRTPLTILQGHLELVDPADPDDVRRTRDLLLDETERMSRLVEDMILLTKSERPGFVVPATVRADELTDRVADKVRGLADRVWVVDDRADVDVEVDEQRLTQALVQLAQNAVKHTGPADTVALGSAVGAAGTVRFWVRDSGPGVPDAEKAAIFQRFTRGADAVHDEGSGLGLSIVSAIAAAHGGTAHVEDATPSGALFVISLPRQRKDASWRAS